Within the Eucalyptus grandis isolate ANBG69807.140 chromosome 1, ASM1654582v1, whole genome shotgun sequence genome, the region tagcaattattgatGATCCTAACATTTTCTATAGCTCTTCTCATAAAGTATTTATCTTTTGgaacattttaattattttctctcaatATCTCCTTAATGGATTGCCTTTAAAAGTGAGACGTGGAACTCTAATGTATAATAGATTAATTTGCAAGGAGTATTTTTCTTGCActttccactcaatttgcatttaCCTAGGATCTGTGCCTGTATCATTCAACACCATGAGCATTGTTCGAATACGTGCTATGAAAATGATATCTCGCAAATGACAAAGTTGGCAATACACGTAAATATATTTCTCCTTCAAACATGGTCTTTGACACCGCATATTGAAATCAGTTTTCCATGGACAAAACAACAATCCAATCAAACGGTGGAGTAGTGATCGATATTAGGATGTTTGAAAAAGACAACCATCTTCTACGTGCGTGTCCTTGTTTGAATACCCATGTAAAAGTGTCAATCTTAGTCCAGTCATATAGCACTTAGATTGCTCATAATTTCTCATGTAGCAGAATCGATAAAGTGGGCCCATTGTGAACATATTTTCCCTAGTTGGACAACATTGACTAAGTCTTGTGGATTTTATGTGTGTGGCgaataattcctctttccaTCATGAATCACTATTACAGGTGCTCTCATTGCCTTTTATATACCGAATTATCAAGAATTGTCAACATAGACTTTTTTTCCTAAGTAAAGTCGTAATAACAAACTCTTTCTTAAGAATTATCCCTAACAAATGACACATGATACTCTAATTTGCAGTAGATTTATTATTCTCCTTACAAAGAGTACTTCTTTTTGCACTCTCCACTCACTTGCTTCCCATTAGGATTTGTACTTGCCTCAATCAATCAATACTATTACTTGTGTTCaaccaaaaacataaaaagtatTGGTTCTTATAGCATAAGTTTTGATGAGTTTTAATGTtgcaaattagcaattattgatGATCCTAACATTTTCTGTAGCTCTTCCCAtaaagtatttatttttttggaacattttaattattttctctcaatATCTCCTTAATGGATTGCCTTTAAAAGTGAGATGTGGAACTCTAATGTACAATAGATTAATTTACAAGGAGTATTTTTCTTGCACCctccactcaatttgcatttaCCTAGGATCTGTGCCTGTCTCATTCAACACCATGAGCGTTGTTCGAATACGTGCTATGAAAATGATATCTCACAAACAACAAAGTTGGCGATAGACGTAAATTATCTTGAAACGAAGTTGGTGGTTTAATCTTCCAAATGCAAGTAGAGTAAGTGGTAAAACCCATCGTTACACGAGCGCGGCCTGAAGCCTTTATTATTTATCTACAAACAATAGTCTCTTTTATCCAAGTGTCGCCCTCGCTCTGCACCTCTCGATTCCAACatcccaagaagaaaaaggcgaGATAGCTATGGATAACCCAAAGAAAAGGGAATACTAAACAGTCATATAAATTGCTCGATTAAGAGCGTCTAAAGATGTTCATTTATTCAACTCCTTAAACATTTGTTCTTGCCTCAGCTGCATACATAGAGGAGCTTGAGGCAATACACTCGTGCAAGTACACTAGCTCAAACTAACTTGAGCACCATTATTTCGGCATAGGGTCTCCTATAGAGTATTCCCTACGATTCCGCTCTTACTTCAAGGACAGAACACAACCTTATAGTTGGTTCCGCCAGGGCAGGTGAAATTGCTGGTTTGATCATCCTTAGGGTAACTGTAAGCATCGGGGCACCTATCCTTGAAGAACTTGGAGAAATTCGTGGGCCCGCAGCTTCCGGAGTAGCAGCAGTACTGGTTGGTCCTGAACACGGTGCAGGGGTTGTTGCAACCGCCGGGCGCCTTTAGCCGGGCAGGGCACTGGCCATTGATGTCGGCCGTGCACTTGATCCCACGGGTGCACCCATTGGAGTTCGGGCTGAAGTCCATGGGGACGTTGAAGCCGTCAACCAAGGAGATGACAAAGAAGTCCATGCCGCCGAACTGGTTCAGCGCATACTCGGCCAGGGTGTTTGGGGGCTGGCCGTAGGATGTGCACTCACGGACGCCGCCACAATCGCCAGTCTTGCACTTGCCTTTCCCGGAGGCATCAAATTGGCAGTTAGTCCGGGCCCAGATACGGGCTTGTTTCGTACCAGGGCTCACGTTCAAGCTCCAGGACTGGCCTCGGTCAAGCTGTTGGCCACCTCCTGGGACCGCCGCAGCCCAGACCGTGTAGGTGCAATTGTTCCTAATATTGAAAGTGGCAGCATTGgcgcaagtgaggaagagggaGAGCAAGAGGACGGAGGAAATGCAAATGGCATGGGAGCGAGCCATGCTTAGGGTTTGCTCAGAACTTGGTTTTGTGTGATATGTGATAGTACTTGTGTACTAGCTTGGTGGGTAATGGAGAAATGCACGAGGGTTTATATAGGGGCGAGCGTAGCTAGGGATTGGCTGAGAGAGGCCAACAGGTGTCTCTACATGATTAGTTGATCGAATATCAGATGGGGTTTGATAATGCTGTCCTTGGCTTGGCtccaagtcaagtcaagaacGAAGATAAAGCCTCCACAATGCACACAGGCTCATCTGTAACCGGTCAACAATTTTTACCGTGCGAGTGCTTGAGAGCTTTATCATCAGGGAGCGGCTAATGGTTTTGGCAATTATCCATCATTCAGGCCCTTCTGCTTAGAAATTTCAACCAGTCTTTGCTATAAAACAATGAGCTCAATAtctgaaaatgaggaaaaggGATTAGAAGCTGAGCAGAGAGAATTAGCAGGTGAACTTCTGCAAGACAAGTATGTGAGTTGCAGCGTAccatttttaatttaagtatCTACTTGTTATTTGATAATTACTTTAAAATGAAAATCTTGATATTGTCCCCTGATGCAATTTCACTATGTCGATCAAATTGTTATTTCGAGTTTTGAATTGATAGAGATTATATACTTCTTTATCATACATGTGTCCATACTAAAGCCCTATTGAGAAATCTCTCTCTAACGTGGGATTGTTGGAGATAATGAAGCCATGTGACAATCATATCAATCTCATGAACTTTATGGAAGAGCTTGATTTAGGAGTTATCCATgataattcaaaatagaatatacaaaaaaagaattgtAATTGACATGGTAATAAAATTTGCTACTCTTTTGGTGGTCTCAACTTCAAGCCCCATTGAAGTTAAATCCTAAATTCACTGGGCCAATATTGAGGGAATGTGCCCTTAAGATCACCCAAGGAGTCGGACGTCTCGTTAAGGAACGTGAAAACTAACTCGGACAATACTTGATCccactaccaaaaaaaaaatcactatatATGGTCATTTCAAgtatattcattcattttaaactcggtattatttaattatatatttccCAAATTTATGATTATCTAGATATTTTTTAATTCCTCTTTTCgagatattaaataaaatttaagtttcTTCGTCGAACGGCGATCACTCTCCAATATCGCAAAAAGATTGAATTTTCCTAGACAAAATAAATGTTATATATGGCAAATCACTTGAAAGTTATTTTCGcttagttatttttattttttctttttttgggtctttcGATGATGCTATTGGGGAGGGAATTATTCTTGGGGGATCGATATTCACCATCAAGAAGAGTCCACAAACGTTATTGTCAAAGTCTTGACTAAGAAAACACGACGcagaaaaaatcaaaagcagAAGAAAGAGGTGCAATCACGTGCTTATGCTTGTTAATCTCACaggtagaggtgttaaaatgggtcacaaacccatttatgacccatttaaatcttaaatggatcataaatgggtcacttgtttataacaaaagataatTAAATGGATTTCACAATTATAGGTGTAAGATAGGTGGGTCTTAATTGGGTTTTTAAATGAGTTGGGTTGAAAACTCATCtttaacaaaaacattataattcctccttctctcttcaactttataaaaatccaaattataattttttattttattttctcttttctttttcttccttttttttttctttcttctttttttttctttctcttttttctttctccttcctccttccggtcgccggcacggcgacggccggcgaccggccaggcgagcctcgagctcgccggatccggcgaggcggaggcctcgccgacgcccggcgaggcttgagcctcgccgatccggcgagactcgagctcgccggcgtcggccgtggctcgagcctcgccgatccggcgagcctcgagctcgccggcatcgtcgagctcgccggcgtcgtcAAGCTCACCGACattgggcaaggctcgagcctcaccagatccgacgagggcgagctcgagctctcggcgtcgggcgagcctcgagctcgccggcatcggcgagctcgagctcgaggctcgcccgtggccgatcgccggccgtCATCGTGGCGGGGgccgaccaaagaagaagaagaagaaggagaagaaaaagaaaagaaaaaaaaagagaaaaagaaaagaaaattatattttaaaataaaataaaaataattaaaaatttaatttaaaaaataaattaaatttcgattttttaaataattattttaaaatttataaaaattgtccattaaatttatattgtataaaaatttttagcaatacaatttttaaaaaaaatatatatatatatatatatatatatatatatatatatatatatataaaagcttggaagtattttaataatataatctttaaaaaaaacatgggaataagtttttctaaatttgttcaatatgaaattattttattaatatgagttaggtcgggtcgggtatgggttgggtatgggtcgggttgggtttgggtcgaaaaatttacattaaacattaatgggtcataaatgggttaatgggttaatttgggtcggaccattaatgacccgacccaacccacccatttaacGGCTCTACTCACAGGACAAGTCGCAAGCACCCGATACGATTATTCCGAGGAATCAAGAGAGGTGCGATTTCGACTGGGTGGCATGACAATGAGCACCAATTCATGTGCGGTGAGCACATTATGTCAGTTCAATAGTTAGCACGTGAGAATTTGCATTTAATGACatatttatttcgtgaaaattaaataatttatacgaaataattttttaaaaatgattgtttctatcacttttaaaaataaataaatgaaaaatatttctactgtcacgaaaatatttagaaatatttttgttaaaaataaacatatctttcattgactaattattttaagtgatataagtaattatttttaggaaaatatttttcaaaccattcaatttttacaaaacaaatggagccttatttccttcctttcttttatttctttttgtggtTTTTCTTCTCAATATTAGGGTGAATCCCCAGGGGATAATTCTTGTACCTAAGAGTAGATGaaagaaaactattttcatGTTGGGTTTAAAGTCGACGAAGAAGCTTTGTTATCAAAAGTCACCTTTGGCTGAACATCGGATGAAGAAACTTTGTTATTATTCTTGCACCACCAAAGTATAACTTTAAATCTTATCGTGGAACGAATATCTTAATCACGATGGTATAACTAATGACATTAAATTCACATCAGCAAAATCCGTTACTAGAATGGTAAAAAAGAAGAACGATGAACGTTTTATAAAAGGTATAGAATCCACttgagttgaaaaaaaaaaaaagatttttaatcTTGTATAAGAGTACAAAGACCGCTGATGTTATAATCCCAAACCCATTCGATGCACAGAAGGAATTCACTGATTTGAG harbors:
- the LOC104441785 gene encoding thaumatin-like protein, producing MARSHAICISSVLLLSLFLTCANAATFNIRNNCTYTVWAAAVPGGGQQLDRGQSWSLNVSPGTKQARIWARTNCQFDASGKGKCKTGDCGGVRECTSYGQPPNTLAEYALNQFGGMDFFVISLVDGFNVPMDFSPNSNGCTRGIKCTADINGQCPARLKAPGGCNNPCTVFRTNQYCCYSGSCGPTNFSKFFKDRCPDAYSYPKDDQTSNFTCPGGTNYKVVFCP